The proteins below are encoded in one region of Pseudonocardia sp. DSM 110487:
- a CDS encoding 2-hydroxycarboxylate transporter family protein, whose amino-acid sequence MSNPTLPRAGDSEPGTSTEPEPATGTGGTRGSRPDLRLIGGMPIWIFAALLAAVVAASLTGTLEPGMLTGFAVTMTMGWFLMWIANSVPVLRDFGLPVILCVFAPAILAYLGLIPESLTTTVQAFADDQGFLDFVIIAVIAGAILGMPRKLLINAGVRYAVPVVGTVLVVFAAIGALGAVTGFGFIRAILFIAAPIMAGGLPIGALPMSQMYANQLGGQPDALLGSLVSAVVVANIVCIICAAVLNGIGKRRSTLFVGFTGNGKLLRIKSNTEDLSVPKTVTAANTIALAQGLAIAGILLVLGTMLGHLVPGLHPYAWTTLLAVAVKVFRLLPKSLEDSAAAWGDMAATAFVPALLTALSLAVMDVGDIIDALGDIRFVLLTVCTVLLAGLAAGVLGYLVKFYFIEAAITPGLVMADTGGSGDVAVLSAAERMYLMPFATVANRVGGIFVLLLTSLLVPLLTSAG is encoded by the coding sequence ATGTCCAATCCGACACTGCCCCGCGCAGGGGACAGCGAGCCGGGCACCTCCACCGAGCCAGAACCGGCCACCGGTACGGGCGGCACCCGAGGGTCGCGCCCGGACCTGCGGCTCATCGGCGGGATGCCGATCTGGATCTTCGCGGCCCTACTGGCCGCGGTCGTCGCGGCGTCTCTCACCGGCACCCTCGAGCCCGGGATGCTCACCGGCTTCGCCGTCACCATGACGATGGGCTGGTTCCTGATGTGGATCGCGAACTCCGTTCCGGTACTCCGCGACTTCGGTCTCCCGGTCATCCTCTGTGTCTTCGCGCCGGCGATCCTGGCCTACCTGGGCCTGATCCCCGAATCCCTCACCACCACCGTGCAGGCGTTCGCCGACGACCAGGGCTTCCTGGACTTCGTCATCATCGCCGTCATCGCGGGCGCGATCCTCGGCATGCCGCGCAAGCTGCTGATCAACGCCGGTGTGCGCTACGCGGTGCCCGTCGTCGGAACGGTCCTCGTCGTCTTCGCAGCCATCGGGGCACTGGGAGCCGTGACCGGGTTCGGCTTCATCCGCGCGATCCTCTTCATCGCGGCGCCGATCATGGCAGGCGGTCTGCCGATCGGCGCGCTGCCCATGAGCCAGATGTACGCGAACCAGCTCGGTGGACAACCCGACGCCCTGCTCGGCAGTCTGGTCTCTGCGGTCGTCGTGGCCAACATCGTCTGCATCATCTGCGCTGCCGTGCTCAACGGGATCGGCAAGCGCAGGAGCACGCTCTTCGTCGGGTTCACCGGGAACGGCAAGCTCCTGCGCATCAAGAGCAACACCGAGGACCTCAGCGTCCCCAAGACCGTCACGGCCGCGAACACCATCGCACTCGCCCAGGGCCTCGCGATCGCCGGAATCCTCCTCGTCCTCGGCACGATGCTCGGTCACCTCGTCCCGGGCCTGCACCCCTATGCCTGGACGACCCTCCTGGCCGTGGCCGTCAAGGTGTTCCGCCTGCTCCCCAAGTCCCTCGAGGACTCCGCCGCGGCGTGGGGTGACATGGCCGCGACCGCGTTCGTGCCCGCGCTGCTGACCGCGCTGTCGCTCGCTGTGATGGACGTCGGGGACATCATCGACGCGCTGGGCGACATCCGCTTCGTCCTCCTCACCGTGTGCACCGTCCTTCTGGCGGGGCTGGCGGCCGGCGTACTCGGGTATCTGGTGAAGTTCTACTTCATCGAGGCGGCCATCACGCCCGGCCTCGTCATGGCCGACACCGGCGGATCCGGGGACGTGGCTGTCCTCTCCGCGGCCGAGCGCATGTACCTGATGCCGTTCGCCACCGTCGCGAACCGGGTCGGCGGAATATTCGTGCTTCTGCTCACCAGCCTCCTGGTCCCGCTGTTGACCAGCGCGGGCTAG
- a CDS encoding RraA family protein, giving the protein MTVIPDSVGRRLTGRVPHDRIRAVDVPRHDRSLVEQLLTLPDLSSAVADAMDEIGIGTVLGTSVLSPVAPGQRLCGPAVTLRYVRATADPTVIRSARRHLAVGDRDLYGLARPGDVAVFDCSGNRDWAVLGGLSALWAAKAGLAGCVVDGAIRDSDTITEVALPVYSTSRSPRAARHRVDAVALNDMVTIAGATVCPGDYVIADDDGICLVPFEDFPAVVASATSAQAAEDVLVEAIRTSTDIEDLVTRTKVPRVPD; this is encoded by the coding sequence GTGACCGTGATCCCCGACTCGGTCGGCCGACGGCTGACCGGACGTGTCCCGCATGACCGGATCCGCGCCGTGGACGTGCCGCGGCACGACCGCTCGCTCGTCGAGCAGCTCCTGACGCTGCCCGATCTGTCGTCCGCCGTTGCCGATGCGATGGATGAGATCGGAATCGGAACGGTTCTGGGTACCTCCGTGCTGTCTCCCGTCGCCCCGGGGCAACGCCTCTGCGGACCGGCAGTCACCCTCCGCTACGTCCGGGCCACCGCCGATCCCACCGTGATCCGTTCGGCACGTCGACACCTCGCCGTAGGAGATCGCGACCTCTACGGGCTCGCCCGCCCCGGTGATGTCGCCGTCTTCGACTGCAGCGGCAACCGCGACTGGGCGGTCCTCGGCGGTCTCTCGGCCTTGTGGGCGGCGAAGGCTGGGCTGGCCGGCTGTGTGGTCGACGGCGCCATCCGCGACTCCGACACGATCACCGAGGTCGCCCTGCCGGTCTACAGCACCAGCCGCAGCCCGCGGGCAGCTCGTCACCGGGTCGACGCGGTGGCACTGAACGACATGGTCACGATTGCCGGGGCGACGGTGTGTCCGGGCGACTACGTGATCGCCGACGACGACGGGATCTGCCTGGTCCCTTTCGAAGACTTCCCGGCGGTCGTCGCCTCGGCCACCAGCGCTCAGGCAGCCGAGGACGTGCTCGTCGAGGCCATCCGCACGAGCACGGACATCGAGGACCTCGTGACGCGCACGAAGGTGCCTCGAGTCCCGGACTGA
- the leuD gene encoding 3-isopropylmalate dehydratase small subunit — translation MQPLVVHTGKAMPLRKTNVDTDQIFPAHQVRGVSKTGLGDALLSDWRADPDFVFNNPAHEGASILVAGTEFGTGSSREWAVWALVDYGFRVIFSPRFGDIFRGNATNNGVVAATLPQAAIDSLWAQVEAEPEKPLTVDLVERRVSVGELAFTFEYPEEWRWQVMNGLDEIQLTLNLAEQIDGYESRRRGSLPRIDRPRQAS, via the coding sequence ATGCAGCCTTTGGTCGTCCACACCGGCAAGGCGATGCCGCTTCGCAAGACCAACGTCGACACCGACCAGATCTTCCCCGCCCACCAGGTGAGGGGGGTCTCGAAGACCGGCCTCGGCGACGCGCTGCTGTCTGACTGGCGCGCGGACCCGGACTTCGTGTTCAACAACCCCGCCCACGAGGGGGCGTCGATCCTGGTGGCGGGCACCGAGTTCGGAACCGGCTCGTCCCGGGAGTGGGCGGTCTGGGCCCTGGTCGACTACGGCTTCCGCGTGATCTTCTCTCCCCGCTTCGGGGACATCTTCCGCGGAAACGCGACCAACAACGGCGTCGTCGCGGCCACGCTTCCGCAGGCGGCGATCGACAGCCTGTGGGCGCAGGTGGAGGCCGAGCCCGAGAAGCCGCTCACGGTCGATCTCGTCGAGCGGCGGGTCAGTGTGGGGGAGCTCGCCTTCACCTTCGAGTACCCGGAGGAGTGGCGGTGGCAGGTCATGAACGGTTTGGACGAGATCCAGCTGACGCTGAACCTGGCCGAGCAGATCGACGGCTACGAGTCGCGGAGGCGGGGCTCGCTGCCTCGGATCGACCGCCCGAGGCAGGCGTCGTGA
- the leuC gene encoding 3-isopropylmalate dehydratase large subunit: MGRTAADKIWGAHVVQAADTGADLIYIDLHLLHEANTAQAFAELRSAGRTVRRPELTLGTEDHMTPTGTSALLRPEPTDERLTHMRRNCRDFGIELFQLGDAGRGITHVIGPEMGLSQPGMTIICCDSHTTTHGAFGALAFGVGTSQVEHVLATQTLRMRRMKNMRITVDGVLCPGVTAKDLALAVIERIGTAGGQGHVIEYDGPAVRALSMEGRMTLCNMSIEAGARAALVTPDDVTFAYLRERKYVPAGADFDREVDYWSGFVSDPDAAFDKEVRLDATVLSPRVSWGTNPAQSVPLDGVVPAPAEFADVDERRSAEQALAYMDLEPGTPLKSVPIQVAFIGSCTNGRIEDLRAAAEVWKGRRVDPDVRVHLVPGSEAVRRQAVDEGLDVIFAAAGVELRHTGCSMCIGLLDKVEPGLRSASTTNRNFEGRQGSGARTHLVSPAVAAASAVLGRLAEPSDLDAV, translated from the coding sequence ATGGGCAGGACCGCAGCGGACAAGATCTGGGGCGCGCACGTGGTGCAGGCGGCCGACACCGGAGCGGACCTGATCTACATCGATCTGCACCTGCTGCACGAGGCCAACACCGCGCAGGCGTTCGCCGAGCTGCGTTCCGCTGGCAGGACGGTCCGCCGGCCGGAGCTGACGCTGGGCACCGAGGATCACATGACGCCCACCGGGACTTCCGCGCTCCTGCGGCCGGAGCCCACGGACGAGAGACTGACCCACATGCGGCGCAACTGCCGCGACTTCGGCATCGAGCTGTTCCAGCTCGGAGACGCGGGCCGGGGGATCACGCACGTGATCGGACCCGAGATGGGGCTCTCCCAGCCGGGGATGACGATCATCTGCTGCGACTCGCACACCACGACTCACGGGGCCTTCGGTGCGCTGGCGTTCGGAGTGGGTACCAGTCAGGTCGAGCATGTGCTGGCGACGCAGACCCTGCGGATGCGTCGGATGAAGAACATGCGGATCACCGTCGACGGCGTCCTCTGCCCCGGTGTGACCGCGAAGGACCTCGCCCTTGCCGTCATCGAGCGGATCGGGACGGCCGGCGGTCAGGGCCACGTGATCGAGTACGACGGCCCGGCGGTGCGGGCGCTGTCCATGGAGGGGCGGATGACCCTTTGCAACATGAGCATCGAGGCGGGTGCCCGAGCCGCGCTCGTCACACCGGACGATGTCACCTTCGCCTATCTGCGCGAGCGGAAGTACGTGCCGGCCGGCGCCGACTTCGACCGGGAGGTCGACTACTGGTCCGGCTTCGTCAGCGACCCCGACGCGGCCTTCGACAAGGAGGTCCGCCTGGACGCGACCGTGCTCTCACCGCGGGTGTCGTGGGGGACCAACCCGGCGCAGAGCGTCCCCCTGGACGGGGTCGTTCCCGCACCGGCCGAGTTCGCCGACGTCGACGAGCGGCGTAGCGCCGAGCAGGCGCTGGCCTATATGGATCTCGAGCCCGGTACACCGCTGAAGTCCGTGCCGATCCAGGTCGCGTTCATCGGCTCGTGCACCAACGGCCGGATCGAGGACCTCCGCGCGGCCGCCGAGGTGTGGAAGGGGCGCCGCGTCGATCCCGACGTGCGCGTCCATCTCGTACCGGGCTCGGAGGCCGTCCGACGGCAGGCCGTCGACGAAGGCCTCGACGTCATCTTCGCGGCCGCCGGGGTCGAGTTGCGCCACACCGGATGTTCCATGTGCATCGGCCTCCTCGACAAGGTCGAGCCGGGCCTGCGATCGGCGTCCACCACCAACCGCAACTTCGAGGGCCGCCAAGGCAGCGGAGCGCGGACACACCTCGTCTCGCCCGCGGTCGCGGCGGCGAGCGCTGTGCTCGGCCGCCTCGCCGAGCCGAGCGACCTCGACGCCGTCTGA
- a CDS encoding GntR family transcriptional regulator yields MATATLRVNPRLPLTGHSVSTRQDPVSEQQEARLSLTDRAYSRLKEEILTARRRPESLLLEHELAEEYGVSKTPVREALRLLVHDGWVLVIPRKGYLVRPFRFDDVREIFAMRQMIEPALVAEAAKRSTPDQLDVLDRHIDAQVAAIGNAEAAMGAAAAFHMGIAKLAGNRRAEKTLQTLVDEARRMHYLVPSLDRRVTSNQEFRDHRDLVAAMRRMDLTLAQEIMERHSQESIRQTLEGLTQL; encoded by the coding sequence ATGGCAACCGCCACACTTCGTGTCAACCCTCGGCTACCCTTGACCGGCCACTCCGTCTCGACCAGGCAGGATCCCGTGAGCGAACAGCAAGAGGCGCGCCTGTCCCTCACCGATCGCGCCTACTCACGGCTCAAGGAAGAGATCCTCACCGCCCGCCGACGCCCGGAGTCACTGCTCCTCGAGCACGAACTCGCGGAGGAGTACGGAGTGTCGAAGACGCCCGTGCGCGAGGCGCTGCGACTCCTCGTCCACGACGGGTGGGTACTCGTCATCCCGCGCAAGGGCTACCTTGTCCGGCCGTTCCGCTTCGACGACGTGCGAGAGATCTTCGCCATGCGGCAGATGATCGAACCGGCCCTCGTCGCAGAGGCCGCGAAGCGGAGCACCCCTGATCAGCTCGATGTCCTCGACCGCCACATCGATGCCCAGGTCGCCGCAATCGGCAATGCCGAAGCAGCCATGGGCGCGGCGGCCGCGTTCCACATGGGGATCGCAAAGCTGGCCGGCAACCGTCGCGCCGAGAAGACACTCCAGACCCTGGTCGACGAGGCCAGGCGCATGCATTACCTGGTGCCGTCGCTCGACAGACGGGTCACCAGCAACCAGGAGTTCCGCGACCACCGCGACCTCGTCGCGGCCATGCGCCGAATGGACCTGACCCTCGCGCAGGAGATCATGGAGCGGCATTCGCAGGAGTCGATTCGTCAAACCCTCGAGGGCCTGACCCAGCTCTGA
- a CDS encoding lanthionine synthetase LanC family protein → MNWKPLLEGKDASAAIIAAQRLAGLAVTTLADRARTSTHPGSVGLAGGLAGAVVHDQYVAAYHGKRNREARSRLELLAQRVTSDPAISPSLFTGHSGALWALARTSPTHAMTVDGLRNALVDGLTGGVDRPTEHEFDLIRGMAGVVQLARVLISTSSTRRNHCRSAGWLVDSLDPAGYWRTPVRSSRRAVIPSVADEYYVDWGIAHGCSGAAATLVRYAADLGNRTAATTILTSVTSALDRHSTRDDEHPRPAVRLPRFSGPKGVEHERSFAWCYGEAGVGAAIGLCWLSAGRPAEATRWLEIALAGIKRGLQAGDRLMPGLCHGAAGLLMIAARLFNATEDERFLTLGQQLADALTGIAHDHTALVRRTGYGLLEGALGVTLALSLAASDVEPTWDSVFCLS, encoded by the coding sequence GTGAACTGGAAACCACTCCTCGAAGGCAAAGACGCATCGGCCGCGATCATCGCCGCTCAGCGCTTGGCCGGTCTGGCGGTAACGACGCTGGCCGATCGTGCGCGGACCTCCACTCACCCGGGTTCGGTCGGTCTGGCAGGCGGCTTGGCGGGTGCGGTCGTCCACGACCAGTACGTGGCGGCCTACCACGGGAAGCGCAATCGGGAGGCTCGTTCCCGCCTCGAACTTCTTGCGCAGCGGGTCACCAGTGATCCGGCCATCAGCCCGTCTCTCTTCACCGGACACAGCGGTGCCCTCTGGGCGCTGGCCCGCACGAGCCCGACGCATGCCATGACTGTGGACGGACTGCGCAACGCTCTGGTCGACGGACTCACCGGCGGCGTGGATCGACCTACCGAACACGAGTTCGACCTCATTCGAGGGATGGCTGGCGTTGTCCAGTTGGCGCGAGTACTCATTTCCACGTCCAGCACGCGGCGAAACCATTGTCGCAGTGCCGGGTGGCTCGTTGACAGCCTGGACCCGGCCGGATACTGGAGGACGCCAGTGAGATCGTCACGCCGCGCGGTCATACCATCAGTGGCGGATGAGTACTACGTCGACTGGGGTATTGCCCACGGATGTTCCGGTGCGGCGGCCACGCTGGTGCGGTACGCAGCGGATCTCGGCAACCGCACCGCAGCCACCACAATACTGACTTCCGTCACTTCGGCGCTGGATCGGCACTCGACCCGGGATGACGAACACCCGCGACCAGCCGTGCGGCTGCCACGATTCAGCGGGCCGAAGGGCGTCGAGCACGAGAGATCATTCGCCTGGTGCTACGGGGAAGCCGGGGTCGGCGCGGCCATCGGCCTGTGCTGGCTCAGCGCCGGGCGGCCGGCCGAGGCCACACGATGGCTCGAGATCGCGCTCGCTGGCATCAAGCGCGGACTTCAGGCAGGCGACCGTCTCATGCCGGGCCTGTGTCACGGCGCGGCCGGCTTGCTCATGATCGCGGCCCGCCTGTTCAACGCGACCGAGGACGAGCGGTTTCTCACGTTGGGTCAACAGCTCGCTGATGCGTTGACCGGCATAGCCCACGACCATACTGCCCTGGTGCGCAGAACCGGATATGGCCTCCTCGAAGGAGCGCTTGGCGTTACACTCGCGTTGTCGCTGGCCGCAAGCGATGTGGAACCGACCTGGGATTCCGTCTTCTGCCTGTCATGA
- a CDS encoding lantibiotic dehydratase, whose translation MRTTLASTHSAAAVLRVTLLDHSQVASVLDAVEREDRDALREVLQVGDFREAVEVAAPDLGRQLDRLALDDLSRKKLDRLYRALYRFGMRALFRPTPYGLFSGVGFAPVDAVGTPGDGHPFCRCVRPSASWVRNLCHEVRENPTAISGLRIIGNRSVFDDGARLVIACNIKSDAEGLIIFNDVALIRRILRHCTDWTAYPDVVRFIESATGAARNAVVAYLGDLIGNGVLLTELDDIPMTFDPFSSLLSLAGEMRSRAGASHQYWADLDGSLQRVSAAVKRIDRFSSNQPGAYRRSVATMAEISSQAVDLHVDAVAGARLVRRIESSRVILPGAELERAVTAVRTIFPMGLHENVLAVKRWIEKHYGPDQFVPLGEVFTPGSGVDLSDAARQHGTAVGQPRGEVDLHQFVGSAEKVDVQAAVAAAHQRSPSLPTRPLSLALLRYRTMHDSRQWVEFKVAAASMAILGRFSGLDDGLLQIYREFVLRQEEIDDGAVIRAEVRGLYRGRAQNVAIRPTMRQFCIDLGSPTQGRDAFGRAVTSIPVSDLALRSRGRSVELYSSSLGRRILPSIENALRSQMAAYPILQFLHGLSAEAGGAVQWNWGTLDRAPYLPRVTCREIVLAPRQWRMPVDELRPALRKERIPRFIEVRHGTLHEVHDLGSRCGIDDVTRRALKDGTVSFREIGISNGNLENTTTFERASLVGSSPGARGPQERNHPAASSIIDLRTDGRYFGPGSTWLSLRIYISLSRMNSLVGPVAQCVAQCIGSGAADSWFFVRYTDGDPYLRVRVHGMDPARLWGAVLPRLYETVANLSPSISVIADRYTRELDRYGGSSSIGICEEWFHSDSAYIVGDLIDNVDAHQVDRALWEIDTLYDLAGLSTSERRSFARHCEISRARAATRAAVDDAGRRYRSMQIAAVQEGSSASLRLSPEALTWRSSSAASLNSLRDILGGSSEQYATIVRSFVHMHCNRLFPHDSNYWEAVCSSILRRRYDYSLNNQLAV comes from the coding sequence ATGAGGACTACATTGGCTTCGACTCACAGTGCCGCTGCGGTTCTCCGCGTCACGTTGCTCGACCACAGCCAGGTCGCAAGCGTACTGGACGCTGTTGAACGCGAGGATCGGGACGCGCTCCGGGAAGTCTTGCAGGTCGGAGATTTTCGCGAAGCTGTCGAGGTGGCCGCGCCCGATCTCGGAAGACAGTTGGATCGGCTTGCCCTTGATGACCTCAGCCGAAAGAAGTTGGACCGACTGTATCGTGCGCTCTATCGATTCGGGATGCGTGCGCTCTTCCGGCCGACACCGTACGGGCTATTCAGCGGCGTTGGGTTTGCGCCGGTAGATGCGGTCGGCACGCCGGGAGACGGGCACCCCTTCTGTCGGTGCGTCCGACCGTCGGCCAGTTGGGTACGGAACTTGTGTCACGAGGTTCGGGAGAACCCTACGGCGATCTCCGGGCTGCGTATCATCGGTAACCGATCGGTCTTCGATGACGGCGCACGCCTCGTCATCGCCTGCAACATCAAATCCGACGCTGAAGGTCTCATCATTTTCAATGACGTCGCCCTCATTCGGCGAATACTCCGCCACTGCACCGATTGGACAGCATATCCGGATGTCGTCCGGTTCATTGAATCCGCCACCGGCGCCGCCCGCAACGCCGTTGTTGCATACCTCGGGGACCTGATCGGGAACGGCGTTCTTTTGACAGAGCTCGATGACATACCAATGACATTCGACCCATTTTCCAGCCTGTTGTCCCTCGCCGGTGAGATGCGGTCAAGAGCCGGTGCGTCCCACCAGTACTGGGCTGATCTCGATGGGTCATTGCAGCGCGTGTCAGCTGCGGTGAAAAGAATAGATCGGTTCTCTTCCAACCAACCTGGCGCCTATCGGCGTAGTGTTGCCACGATGGCTGAGATCTCCAGTCAAGCTGTCGACCTGCACGTGGACGCTGTAGCTGGCGCCCGTCTCGTTCGGCGCATCGAGTCCAGCCGTGTCATATTGCCCGGCGCGGAGCTCGAGCGCGCGGTGACGGCTGTTCGTACGATCTTCCCCATGGGACTTCACGAGAACGTCCTCGCCGTGAAGCGATGGATCGAGAAGCACTACGGGCCGGACCAGTTCGTCCCACTGGGCGAGGTATTCACTCCAGGCTCCGGTGTGGATCTGAGTGATGCTGCGCGTCAGCACGGCACGGCCGTCGGCCAGCCGCGCGGTGAAGTCGACCTGCATCAGTTCGTCGGGAGCGCCGAGAAGGTCGACGTCCAAGCTGCCGTGGCCGCGGCGCATCAGCGCTCGCCGTCGCTACCGACCCGCCCGCTGTCGCTCGCGCTGCTCAGATACCGGACCATGCACGACAGTCGGCAGTGGGTCGAGTTCAAAGTCGCCGCCGCATCGATGGCGATTCTCGGGCGATTCAGCGGCCTCGACGACGGACTGCTGCAGATCTACCGGGAGTTCGTTCTCCGACAGGAGGAGATCGACGACGGCGCAGTAATACGCGCCGAGGTAAGGGGACTTTATCGAGGCCGGGCGCAGAACGTAGCGATCCGTCCCACAATGCGACAGTTCTGCATCGACCTGGGCTCACCCACCCAAGGGAGGGATGCCTTCGGACGTGCGGTCACCTCGATACCTGTAAGCGATCTCGCACTCCGATCTCGCGGAAGATCCGTCGAGCTGTACAGTAGCTCACTGGGCCGACGCATCCTCCCGAGCATCGAGAACGCGCTGCGCTCACAAATGGCTGCATATCCGATACTGCAGTTCCTTCACGGCCTTTCGGCCGAGGCTGGCGGTGCGGTGCAGTGGAACTGGGGCACCCTTGATCGCGCACCGTACCTGCCCCGGGTGACTTGCCGAGAGATCGTCCTCGCCCCTCGACAGTGGCGCATGCCCGTCGACGAGTTGCGCCCAGCCCTGCGGAAAGAGCGCATACCACGATTCATAGAGGTCCGACACGGGACGTTGCACGAGGTCCACGATCTCGGATCACGCTGTGGCATCGACGATGTAACGCGCCGTGCACTGAAAGACGGAACCGTCTCCTTCCGCGAGATCGGAATCTCGAACGGGAATCTAGAGAATACTACAACGTTCGAACGAGCTTCTCTTGTCGGATCATCACCCGGAGCCCGTGGACCACAGGAGCGGAATCATCCGGCCGCCAGCTCGATTATCGATCTTCGAACGGACGGCCGCTACTTCGGGCCGGGGTCGACCTGGCTGTCACTGCGGATATACATCTCCCTCAGCCGCATGAATTCGCTGGTGGGGCCGGTCGCCCAGTGCGTGGCCCAATGCATCGGCTCCGGCGCGGCGGACAGTTGGTTCTTCGTGCGATACACGGACGGTGATCCGTACTTGCGTGTTCGCGTTCACGGAATGGACCCAGCTCGACTATGGGGCGCCGTCCTGCCCAGGCTGTACGAGACGGTAGCTAATTTGAGCCCGTCGATCTCCGTGATCGCCGATCGGTATACACGTGAGCTCGATCGGTATGGCGGGTCCTCGAGTATCGGCATCTGTGAAGAGTGGTTCCACTCCGACAGTGCGTACATTGTCGGGGATTTGATTGACAACGTCGACGCCCATCAAGTTGATCGCGCATTGTGGGAGATCGACACCCTATACGACCTCGCCGGCCTGTCGACGAGCGAGCGACGCAGCTTCGCGCGTCACTGCGAGATCTCCCGAGCGCGGGCTGCAACCCGGGCGGCGGTGGACGACGCCGGGCGGCGCTACCGTTCCATGCAGATCGCTGCCGTGCAAGAAGGTTCATCCGCGAGTCTCCGACTGTCTCCCGAAGCCTTGACTTGGCGATCGAGCAGCGCGGCGTCGCTCAATTCCTTGCGAGATATCCTTGGCGGCTCGAGCGAGCAGTACGCGACAATCGTCCGAAGTTTCGTGCACATGCATTGTAATCGACTTTTCCCGCACGATTCCAACTACTGGGAGGCGGTCTGCAGCTCGATACTTCGCCGAAGGTACGACTACTCGCTCAACAACCAGCTCGCGGTGTGA